The following proteins are co-located in the Pan troglodytes isolate AG18354 chromosome 5, NHGRI_mPanTro3-v2.0_pri, whole genome shotgun sequence genome:
- the SAYSD1 gene encoding SAYSvFN domain-containing protein 1 isoform X2, which translates to MPEAAQPQGSTSEPPWNTAIPLPSCWDQSFLTNITFLKVLLWLVLLGLFVELEFGLAYFVLSLFYWMYVGTRGPEEKKEGEKSAYSVFNPGCEAIQGTLTAEQLERELQLRPLAGR; encoded by the exons ATGCcg GAAGCGGCTCAGCCCCAGGGCAGCACATCAGAGCCACCATGGAACACAGCCATTCCTCTACCATCGTGCTGGGACCAGTCTTTCCTGACCAATATCACCTTCTTGAAGGTTCTTCTCTGGTTGGTCCTGCTGGGACTGTTTGTGGAACTGGAATTTGGCCTGGCATATTTTGTCCTGTCCTTGTTCTATTGGATGTACGTCGGGACACGAGGCcctgaagagaagaaagagggagagaagagcgCCTACTCTGTGTTCAATCCAGGCTGTGAAGCCATCCAGGGCACCCTGACTGCAGAGCAGTTGGAGCGCGAGTTACAGTTGAGACCCCTGGCAGGGAGATAG